Proteins from a single region of Hordeum vulgare subsp. vulgare chromosome 6H, MorexV3_pseudomolecules_assembly, whole genome shotgun sequence:
- the LOC123402752 gene encoding E3 ubiquitin-protein ligase WAV3-like produces the protein MEGMWRKAKRAMGIGLCAHLPAVAGDREDCASERRASDAFSQDSAALAAAAAHASAPNTPAQAEAAGALLRRSKSGAKSSKKTCAICFDSMKPGHGQALFTAECSHMFHFHCISSSVKHGNYVCPVCRAKWKEIPFNRSLSSIVPRGRSGLNVNQARLPQQDAYMALLRQVPTRQREAPALHTSEPVEFNDDEPLQLTTAAGNCDVRSSRTVEIKTYSEFSAIPQSSSQDDFAVLIHLKAPCANPEQITSRPVNATSVGYPTSRAPVDLVTLLDVSGSMAGTKLALLKRAMGFVIQHLGPSDRLSVIAFSSTARRLFHLRRMSHSGRQQALQAVNSLGAGGGTNIADALKKAAKVIEDRSYKNPVCSIILLSDGQDTYNISSNVRGTRPDYRSLVPSSILNHAVGIVPVHGFGFGADHDSDALHSIAEVSGGTFSFIEDEGVIQDAFAQCIGGLLSVVVQDMRLTVQCVHTGVQLRSIKSGSYLSKVAGDGRNGSIDVGHLYADEERDFLLSVSFPQSREQTILLKVAFSYRDPVTNECIKVQGNEVMILRPKSCAPEPVCMEVDREKNRVRAADCIEAARAAAERGVLSEAVAILEECRRVLSESFSSRNGDRLCMALDAELREMQERMASRQRYEASGRAYLLSGLSSHSWQRATTRGDSMDSSSLVYSYQTPSMVQMLQRSQNHCPSPQIPRPQIIVPTRSFMQKPQPR, from the exons ATGGAGGGGATGTGGAGGAAGGCCAAGAGGGCGATGGGCATTGGCCTCTGCGCGCACCTCCCCGCCGTCGCCGGCGACCGGGAGGACTGCGCCAGCGAGCGCCGCGCGTCCGACGCCTTCTCCCAGGACTCGgcggcgctggcggcggcggcggcgcacgcGTCCGCGCCCAATACGCCGGCGCAGGCGGAGGCAGCCGGTGCGCTGCTCCGCAGGTCCAAGTCGGGAGCCAAGTCCTCCAAG AAAACATGCGCGATATGTTTTGATTCCATGAAGCCAGGTCATGGGCAAGCCCTCTTCACTGCTGAATGTTCTCACATGTTCCATTTTCACTGCATCTCCTCCAGTGTAAAACATGGAAATTATGTGTGCCCAGTTTGCCGAGCAAAGTGGAAAGAGATACCCTTTAACCGCTCGTTATCTTCTATTGTTCCTCGTGGAAGAAGTGGGTTGAATGTGAACCAAGCTCGATTACCCCAACAAGATGCTTACATGGCTCTCCTCCGTCAGGTTCCAACCCGTCAGCGAGAAGCACCCGCCTTGCATACTTCTGAGCCAGTAGAGTTCAATGATGATGAACCTTTGCAGCTGACGACGGCTGCTGGCAATTGTGATGTTAGATCTAGTAGAACTGTGGAAATCAAGACATATTCAGAGTTCTCGGCCATTCCCCAGTCATCATCTCAAGATGATTTCGCTGTTCTGATCCATCTGAAGGCCCCCTGTGCTAACCCAGAGCAGATCACAAGCAGACCGGTTAATGCAACCTCAGTTGGGTATCCGACATCTCGTGCTCCTGTTGATCTTGTTACCTTGCTTGATGTTAGCGGCAGCATGGCAGGAACCAAGTTGGCGCTGTTGAAGCGAGCAATGGGTTTTGTTATTCAACACCTTGGTCCATCCGACCGCCTTTCAGTCATTGCTTTCTCGTCTACTGCGAGAAGGTTGTTCCATCTCCGACGGATGTCACACTCTGGCCGACAGCAGGCCTTGCAGGCTGTTAATTCACTTGGTGCAGGTGGTGGAACAAATATCGCTGACGCGTTGAAGAAAGCTGCTAAGGTTATTGAGGATCGCAGTTATAAGAATCCAGTATGCAGCATTATTCTGTTATCAGATGGTCAAGATACCTATAATATTTCCTCAAATGTTAGGGGAACCCGGCCTGATTATAGGTCACTTGTTCCATCTTCCATTCTAAACCACGCTGTAGGCATAGTTCCTGTCCATGGGTTTGGTTTTGGAGCAGACCATGATTCAGATGCTTTGCACTCAATTGCCGAGGTCTCTGGTGGTACATTTTCCTTCATCGAGGACGAGGGTGTGATTCAGGATGCATTTGCTCAGTGCATTGGTGGTCTTCTTAGTGTTGTTGTTCAGGATATGCGCTTAACTGTGCAGTGTGTGCATACTGGTGTTCAGCTTCGTTCCATCAAATCTGGCAGCTACTTGAGTAAGGTGGCAGGAGATGGGCGAAATGGTTCAATTGATGTTGGGCATCTTTATGCTGACGAGGAGAGGGACTTTTTGCTATCCGTGAGCTTCCCGCAATCCCGTGAACAGACCATACTCTTGAAGGTTGCCTTTTCCTACAGAGATCCAGTGACAAATGAATGTATCAAGGTCCAAGGCAACGAGGTGATGATCCTGAGGCCAAAATCATGCGCACCTGAACCTGTTTGCATGGAGGTTGATCGCGAGAAGAACCGAGTCCGTGCCGCCGATTGTATTGAGGCTGCAAGGGCTGCTGCTGAGAGAGGTGTTCTTTCTGAAGCAGTGGCTATTCTCGAGGAGTGCCGAAGGGTATTGTCGGAGTCCTTTTCAAGCCGGAATGGGGACCGTTTATGCATGGCCCTTGATGCAGAGCTGAGGGAGATGCAGGAGAGGATGGCCAGCCGGCAACGCTACGAGGCTTCAGGGAGGGCGTATCTGCTGTCTGGACTGAGCTCGCATTCTTGGCAGAGAGCCACGACACGTGGTGACTCCATGGACAGCAGTTCACTTGTTTACTCGTATCAAACACCGTCCATGGTTCAGATGCTGCAGCGCTCGCAGAACCACTGCCCTTCGCCTCAGATCCCAAGGCCGCAGATCATCGTACCGACAAGGTCATTCATGCAGAAACCTCAGCCAAGGTAG